A single region of the Fimbriimonadaceae bacterium genome encodes:
- a CDS encoding efflux RND transporter periplasmic adaptor subunit: MKRSLWIVVSLLAIFVVGCSSPEHDAHSEPAATPDVHEEGHVELSPEAMKIAGIEIGTVGYRMIQDGIDVPGVVNSTTKGRAVVTPPVAGRIVSISVSLGDTVRQGQTLAVIESPELAQSWSSIADAQHARDVANADLKQAVAEADLSRAKLSAARISLKRQQDFAKAGAFNQAPVQQAQSELNDAQSELLSIQKEQASHAEQFRRIENLFKDGIVSKSELEAARLELQQDEIRLNRVQARVDMAKRTYEREKSIADKGLLNAKELQTAEAEVRSAELEREKSEIRIRSAKAALANANRAVANAQAVYRSNSGSVGASVGRVSLTAPIAGVVTHLDITQGQAVDRTQTILEVENLDAVWVTANVPEQDSAIIAKGATVSVAVASMPGKTFEGVVQSVGSRIDPKTRSMPVQCLIANAGGALKPDMFAKVRVGTGASTKHLAVPQTSILTEDRDSFVFVKEGGAFEKRKVELGSQDGNFVAIVSGLKEGEEIATTGVFILSSELKKAELKGHDH; this comes from the coding sequence ATGAAAAGAAGTCTATGGATCGTTGTATCGTTGTTAGCTATCTTTGTCGTCGGGTGTAGCTCGCCAGAGCACGATGCCCATAGTGAACCCGCAGCGACGCCGGATGTGCATGAGGAGGGCCACGTCGAGTTATCCCCTGAAGCGATGAAGATCGCCGGGATTGAGATTGGGACGGTCGGCTATCGCATGATTCAGGACGGCATAGACGTTCCCGGGGTCGTGAACAGCACGACAAAGGGTCGCGCTGTCGTCACACCCCCTGTAGCGGGCAGGATCGTGTCGATCAGCGTATCGTTGGGTGACACCGTACGACAGGGCCAAACACTCGCTGTTATTGAGTCGCCCGAACTGGCCCAGTCTTGGTCGTCCATCGCTGATGCCCAACATGCCAGAGACGTTGCCAATGCAGACCTCAAGCAGGCTGTTGCGGAGGCCGATCTCTCGCGAGCAAAGCTGAGTGCGGCAAGGATCAGCCTCAAGCGTCAGCAGGACTTTGCCAAAGCAGGGGCTTTCAATCAGGCCCCGGTCCAGCAAGCGCAGAGTGAACTGAACGACGCCCAGAGTGAGCTACTCAGTATTCAAAAGGAGCAGGCTTCTCACGCGGAGCAATTCCGCCGGATAGAGAACCTGTTCAAAGATGGAATTGTGTCGAAATCGGAGCTTGAAGCTGCGCGTCTGGAGCTTCAGCAAGACGAGATACGGCTCAATCGGGTGCAGGCCAGGGTCGACATGGCCAAGCGCACTTATGAGCGGGAAAAGAGTATCGCCGATAAGGGCTTGCTGAATGCCAAAGAGCTACAAACTGCCGAAGCAGAAGTCCGGTCAGCCGAACTTGAAAGGGAGAAGTCGGAAATTCGGATTCGGTCTGCGAAGGCCGCTCTCGCCAACGCAAACAGGGCGGTCGCCAATGCTCAGGCGGTGTACCGCTCGAACAGCGGGTCGGTCGGCGCATCGGTTGGGCGTGTGTCTTTGACGGCTCCAATCGCGGGCGTCGTCACCCATCTGGACATCACGCAAGGGCAGGCTGTGGATCGAACGCAAACGATCCTTGAAGTAGAGAATTTGGATGCGGTTTGGGTAACGGCGAATGTGCCCGAGCAAGACTCGGCGATCATCGCCAAAGGCGCGACGGTTTCCGTGGCGGTAGCCTCGATGCCGGGCAAAACATTTGAGGGAGTCGTACAGTCCGTCGGCAGCAGGATCGACCCAAAGACGCGCTCCATGCCAGTACAGTGCCTCATCGCCAATGCCGGTGGCGCACTAAAGCCGGACATGTTCGCCAAAGTACGAGTGGGAACGGGAGCCTCAACGAAGCACCTTGCCGTACCACAGACATCGATCTTGACGGAGGACCGCGATAGTTTTGTCTTCGTCAAAGAGGGCGGCGCTTTCGAGAAACGCAAAGTGGAGCTGGGGTCGCAGGATGGAAACTTCGTCGCCATCGTTTCCGGCCTGAAGGAGGGCGAGGAGATCGCGACGACCGGGGTGTTTATCCTCTCCAGCGAACTCAAGAAGGCCGAACTCAAGGGGCATGATCACTAA
- a CDS encoding TolC family protein yields the protein MKTLLSLLLILGALLGQAQTKLGIADALKTAAENRSSVRAMRLGLEQAQANARAYGAYLPTTLGVGGSSRGEVGATDGDLFLSQPIDLFGRASAGRKVGLAHLKLAEATYKGELLQLQSEVLDAYVNAVAASDLSESADLLLKVAEGLLSATRRRFEEGKVAEVQLIRANIELERARQAASLRASGKAAALRRLAGALGIHQADVESGIADALSPIAALEVKDRPDILALIAQADIAEAEAQLVSVERRPELEFQLRRSPWNDSRAYYGARIQLTWALFDHGKSKAESDAARKKAASAKALIEDARKHAISELAAIQVEIEAERAQVASYEKILSSARDLVEKSQRGYGEGFGTQVDVLESTRALREIEQELVEARQRLALTTVQQYRAAGFLMEGLR from the coding sequence TTGAAAACACTGTTATCCCTTTTGCTTATCCTGGGCGCACTGCTTGGGCAAGCGCAAACAAAACTTGGCATCGCCGACGCGCTTAAGACAGCGGCTGAGAACCGGTCCAGTGTCCGGGCGATGCGACTTGGGCTCGAACAAGCTCAGGCAAACGCTCGAGCTTACGGCGCATACCTGCCCACGACTCTCGGGGTGGGCGGTTCATCGCGGGGCGAAGTTGGAGCCACCGACGGCGATCTCTTTCTGAGTCAACCGATTGACCTCTTTGGACGAGCTTCTGCTGGACGCAAGGTCGGGTTGGCCCACTTGAAGCTTGCGGAAGCAACCTATAAAGGCGAACTCCTCCAACTTCAAAGCGAGGTGCTTGACGCTTATGTGAATGCGGTTGCGGCGAGTGATCTTTCCGAGTCTGCCGATCTCCTCCTGAAAGTAGCGGAAGGACTACTTTCCGCAACGCGGAGGCGATTTGAAGAAGGGAAGGTCGCCGAAGTGCAGCTTATTCGCGCGAACATCGAACTGGAACGAGCCAGGCAGGCGGCAAGTTTGCGAGCTTCGGGGAAGGCTGCGGCTCTTCGTCGGCTTGCCGGCGCGCTGGGCATTCATCAAGCGGATGTGGAGTCAGGGATCGCCGACGCATTGAGCCCGATTGCAGCGCTTGAAGTGAAAGATCGACCGGACATTCTTGCTCTAATCGCACAAGCCGACATCGCGGAAGCGGAGGCTCAACTCGTCAGCGTTGAGAGGAGGCCGGAACTGGAGTTTCAGCTTCGGCGGTCGCCTTGGAACGACTCGCGCGCCTACTACGGAGCGAGGATTCAACTGACCTGGGCGCTTTTCGATCATGGCAAATCCAAGGCTGAATCCGATGCAGCGCGGAAGAAGGCCGCCTCGGCAAAAGCGCTGATTGAAGATGCTCGGAAGCATGCGATTTCTGAACTCGCGGCAATTCAAGTTGAGATTGAGGCTGAACGTGCGCAAGTAGCCAGTTACGAGAAGATCCTGTCCTCGGCGCGTGATCTCGTCGAGAAGTCTCAGCGAGGCTATGGCGAGGGGTTTGGAACTCAGGTGGATGTCTTGGAATCGACCCGAGCTTTGCGGGAGATCGAGCAGGAGCTCGTCGAGGCACGGCAGAGATTGGCGCTCACGACGGTCCAGCAGTACCGTGCTGCTGGATTTCTGATGGAGGGTTTGCGATGA
- a CDS encoding PEP-CTERM sorting domain-containing protein produces MRTFITLSLLSVAAVSNAVSGMVPSGFNATEGDASFTLSSTGLSRTYQFQIHESQLTSFVNTNLNGLQWRLDSTATGDWPDVSASFGQFDIFIGAGVAPSARSTTFANNFLSTPTQVRSGALTFTPGSFSNTGSPVKPWGPTISFDNYLYTGGNLTIEMRFSEQSGSTVVPKLDAMSSATAGYGTLYSSNWALDSTATSAFFSNTNVLATQLTATPVPEPATMAILGVGALALLRRRKK; encoded by the coding sequence ATGAGAACATTCATTACACTCTCTCTGCTGTCGGTGGCAGCAGTTTCGAATGCCGTATCCGGAATGGTGCCGAGCGGCTTCAATGCAACAGAAGGAGACGCTTCATTCACTCTCTCTTCAACCGGCCTCTCTCGAACTTATCAGTTCCAGATCCACGAGAGTCAGTTGACGAGCTTTGTGAACACGAACTTGAACGGACTGCAATGGCGCTTGGATTCCACAGCGACCGGCGACTGGCCCGATGTAAGCGCAAGCTTCGGCCAGTTCGATATCTTTATCGGCGCGGGTGTTGCCCCGTCGGCTCGCTCGACGACCTTTGCGAACAACTTCCTTTCGACACCGACACAGGTGCGATCAGGGGCGTTGACGTTTACGCCGGGTAGCTTTTCGAACACTGGCTCGCCGGTGAAGCCTTGGGGCCCGACAATCAGCTTCGACAACTATCTCTACACGGGTGGGAATCTCACTATTGAGATGCGTTTTTCGGAGCAGAGCGGCTCGACGGTGGTACCAAAGCTCGATGCGATGAGCTCAGCGACTGCTGGCTACGGGACTCTGTACTCCTCGAATTGGGCGCTGGACTCGACCGCGACCTCCGCGTTCTTCTCCAATACAAACGTCCTAGCGACGCAGTTGACAGCAACGCCCGTTCCGGAGCCGGCAACGATGGCTATTCTTGGAGTGGGAGCACTTGCTCTCCTTCGACGACGAAAGAAGTAA
- a CDS encoding DUF1800 domain-containing protein, with the protein MQTISERERVAHLLRRFGLGASEAELGYYGNGGSKAAVDKLLNYKDNPWRWDVPPSAFANNQGVVNIRVMQGMWYLRVLATQKPLEEKMTIFWHHHFAVSGEKVDNSFALMNYVETLRTHATGKFKDLLRAVSKDPSMIFWLDNQENVKGKPNENFAREIMELFTMGIGHYTETDVLEAARAFTGWAYGVPVRNGRSLTTNNSPRRVDRFVFVPERHDYGAKKLLGKSGDLNGDDVIDLLCGQPETARFLVKKIWEWFVYADPDTKVIDKFAKIFRDSDLDIAVLLRAIMLSEEFYSDKATRTLIKNPIDFCVSTARQLGIGEAAMTRVRSAIANPQINEQNGLNQALIRAAGPAFLILQSTKSMGMELMYPPDVSGWRTGSYWVTSATMVERIKWADMLFGTAVAGARPGGNAAAAPLAQGGNPGGYMAMTLFRGDPSPKGVVDKLTSIFDVQLPDATVQTLVASAQAESSGRLTLANSAQTAAGVCKLMFGSPEFQFE; encoded by the coding sequence ATGCAGACGATTTCCGAACGCGAGAGAGTAGCGCACTTGCTTCGGCGTTTTGGTTTGGGGGCTAGTGAGGCCGAACTGGGCTATTACGGCAATGGTGGCTCCAAAGCAGCGGTTGATAAGCTTCTCAACTATAAGGACAATCCTTGGCGGTGGGATGTGCCCCCTTCGGCCTTTGCCAATAACCAGGGCGTCGTCAACATTCGAGTGATGCAAGGGATGTGGTACTTGCGGGTGCTTGCCACGCAGAAGCCGCTCGAAGAGAAGATGACGATCTTTTGGCATCACCACTTCGCCGTCAGTGGCGAAAAGGTGGACAACTCTTTTGCGCTGATGAACTACGTCGAGACGCTGCGAACTCACGCGACGGGCAAGTTCAAGGACCTCTTGCGAGCGGTGAGCAAAGACCCCTCGATGATCTTTTGGTTGGATAACCAAGAGAATGTGAAAGGGAAGCCGAATGAGAATTTTGCCCGTGAAATCATGGAGCTTTTCACCATGGGAATCGGCCATTACACTGAGACCGATGTTCTTGAAGCGGCTCGTGCATTTACAGGATGGGCCTATGGCGTGCCTGTGCGCAATGGAAGGTCTCTGACCACAAACAACTCGCCACGGCGGGTTGATCGCTTTGTCTTTGTGCCTGAGCGGCATGACTATGGGGCAAAGAAGCTGCTTGGCAAATCGGGCGATCTTAACGGCGACGATGTGATTGACTTGCTATGCGGGCAGCCTGAAACCGCGCGCTTCTTGGTGAAGAAGATTTGGGAGTGGTTTGTTTACGCTGACCCGGATACAAAAGTAATTGACAAGTTTGCCAAGATCTTTCGAGATTCGGACCTGGACATTGCTGTATTGCTGCGCGCGATTATGCTCTCTGAAGAGTTCTACAGTGATAAGGCTACACGTACGCTGATCAAGAATCCGATCGATTTTTGTGTTTCGACCGCGAGGCAGCTTGGCATTGGCGAGGCCGCGATGACACGAGTTCGGAGCGCTATCGCAAATCCCCAGATTAACGAGCAGAATGGATTGAACCAAGCCTTGATTCGGGCGGCAGGACCAGCATTCCTAATCCTTCAATCGACGAAGTCGATGGGCATGGAGCTGATGTATCCACCCGATGTTTCAGGGTGGAGAACAGGTTCGTATTGGGTCACCTCGGCAACGATGGTCGAGCGGATCAAGTGGGCTGACATGCTATTTGGCACTGCTGTCGCTGGTGCACGTCCGGGCGGAAATGCTGCAGCCGCACCTTTGGCTCAAGGGGGCAACCCCGGCGGGTACATGGCGATGACTCTGTTTAGAGGCGACCCTTCCCCCAAAGGCGTGGTCGATAAGTTGACCTCAATCTTTGATGTTCAGCTCCCGGACGCGACAGTTCAAACACTTGTGGCTTCGGCTCAGGCGGAGTCTTCGGGGCGGCTAACTCTGGCGAACAGCGCGCAAACGGCGGCGGGTGTTTGCAAACTGATGTTTGGGAGTCCTGAGTTTCAGTTTGAGTAG
- a CDS encoding aminopeptidase P family protein — MPKSLIPSEKLRQAADLVAKSDADVWLTFVRETALGGDPVLPLILEGGLTWQSALMVGKNGKKVAVVGNYDADPLKASGDWDEVVPYVQSIKEPLLAALEELVAQGGKIAVNYSINDVKADGLSHGMFLLLQDYLKGTRFEQSMVSAEPIVMALRGQKTPSEIFHIEQAIAETDRMFEDIAGFARLGVTEWQVYDFVHQKAYERELGFSWDSAGDPIVNSGPDSMVGHGIPSNTITIERGHIFHIDLGLLKLGYASDIQRCWYVPLRGEVDLPADVARAMEAVTGAIQAGFAAVKPGVLGHEVDAAARAHLVSKGYPEYMHAFGHQVGRVAHDGGAILGPKWQRYGNTPMIPLQENEVYTLELGVDVTGRGYLGIEEMVAVTADGARWLSVPQTTLPLLEE; from the coding sequence ATGCCTAAATCCCTTATCCCCTCGGAGAAGCTTCGACAAGCCGCCGATCTGGTGGCGAAGTCTGATGCAGATGTTTGGCTGACCTTTGTGCGAGAGACGGCGCTGGGGGGCGACCCGGTTTTGCCCCTGATTCTTGAGGGTGGGCTAACTTGGCAAAGCGCACTCATGGTGGGCAAGAACGGCAAGAAGGTTGCGGTGGTGGGCAACTACGATGCCGACCCGCTCAAGGCTTCGGGCGACTGGGATGAAGTCGTTCCGTATGTCCAAAGCATTAAGGAGCCCCTGCTTGCAGCCTTGGAAGAGTTGGTCGCACAAGGGGGGAAGATCGCGGTTAACTACTCCATCAACGACGTGAAGGCAGATGGCCTGAGCCACGGAATGTTTTTGTTGCTTCAGGACTATTTGAAGGGGACAAGGTTTGAGCAGAGCATGGTCAGCGCCGAGCCGATCGTTATGGCGCTGCGAGGCCAGAAAACGCCTTCAGAGATCTTTCACATTGAGCAGGCGATTGCCGAGACCGACCGGATGTTTGAGGACATCGCAGGCTTTGCCCGGTTGGGGGTGACGGAATGGCAGGTTTACGACTTCGTCCATCAAAAGGCGTATGAGCGGGAGCTTGGTTTTTCGTGGGATTCGGCTGGTGATCCTATTGTTAACTCAGGGCCTGACTCGATGGTGGGGCACGGAATCCCCTCGAACACGATCACGATTGAGCGCGGACACATTTTCCATATCGATCTTGGTTTGTTGAAGTTGGGATATGCATCGGACATCCAGCGCTGCTGGTATGTGCCTTTGCGTGGGGAAGTTGATTTGCCGGCTGACGTTGCACGGGCGATGGAGGCGGTTACCGGCGCGATTCAGGCCGGATTTGCGGCGGTGAAGCCGGGAGTGCTCGGGCACGAAGTGGATGCAGCCGCGCGTGCTCACCTGGTGTCAAAGGGCTACCCCGAATACATGCATGCCTTTGGGCATCAGGTCGGGCGGGTTGCGCACGATGGCGGCGCGATCCTTGGTCCGAAGTGGCAGCGATATGGGAATACGCCGATGATTCCGCTCCAGGAGAATGAGGTTTATACGCTTGAGCTAGGCGTGGATGTGACTGGGCGTGGATATCTGGGGATTGAAGAGATGGTGGCTGTGACGGCCGACGGGGCAAGATGGCTGTCTGTTCCACAGACAACGTTGCCATTACTTGAAGAGTAA
- a CDS encoding methyltransferase domain-containing protein, giving the protein MIPKRRFLDPRLSRHAIEKPMKDAVSIPLDEIEKRPYELPDKSTPILVAGPEGYAAAAVEMLWSLGRAAEGVDESNCSYFDEPTTEANAGDEDRRPGRLWEPNDFLAERLKVLQPGRALDLGCGSGRDALYLASLDWEVTAIDRFASALEIGRMLGERYGVNGKIDWVEADIRNFQTEKQFDLITSFFIFEAGQIRRTLSWLAPGGSVLIETFSPEHRQRFKKPKDQSKVLSVEIAKKTLGAMSMPYVDTGNFFGERWTTRVHAVWELE; this is encoded by the coding sequence GTGATTCCCAAACGTCGATTTCTCGACCCCAGGCTATCCCGGCATGCCATCGAAAAGCCGATGAAGGATGCCGTTAGCATTCCGCTCGACGAAATCGAAAAGCGCCCGTATGAACTTCCTGACAAGAGCACACCAATATTGGTTGCCGGACCGGAGGGCTACGCGGCCGCTGCGGTGGAAATGCTGTGGTCGCTTGGGCGGGCGGCGGAAGGGGTTGATGAGAGCAATTGCAGCTATTTTGATGAGCCAACGACCGAGGCAAACGCAGGGGATGAGGACCGCCGCCCAGGTCGGTTGTGGGAGCCGAATGATTTTCTTGCCGAGCGTTTGAAGGTCCTCCAGCCGGGTCGTGCGCTTGATCTCGGCTGCGGGTCGGGCCGCGATGCACTGTATTTAGCCTCTTTAGACTGGGAAGTTACCGCTATCGACCGCTTTGCCAGCGCTCTTGAAATCGGGCGAATGCTGGGTGAGCGCTACGGCGTGAATGGCAAAATCGACTGGGTGGAGGCAGATATCCGCAACTTTCAGACTGAGAAGCAGTTCGACCTCATTACAAGCTTCTTTATCTTTGAGGCGGGGCAAATCCGCCGCACACTTTCGTGGCTTGCGCCTGGTGGATCGGTACTAATCGAGACTTTCAGCCCCGAGCACAGGCAGCGGTTCAAGAAACCGAAGGACCAAAGCAAGGTCCTTTCTGTCGAGATCGCCAAGAAGACTCTTGGAGCGATGTCGATGCCGTATGTGGATACGGGCAACTTTTTCGGCGAACGCTGGACCACGAGGGTACATGCTGTCTGGGAGTTGGAGTAG
- a CDS encoding methylated-DNA--[protein]-cysteine S-methyltransferase encodes MLTLPSDCEMYTAMEARNPDYDGIFFVGVLTTGIFCRPVCPAKTPLRKNVQFFATARDALHAGLRPCKRCRPMDMGSKPPEWVLDLLSKVDSNPTQRLKDWDLRCQGFEPERVRRYFKTHYGMTFQGYQRARRLGQAFKEIRRGMNKTEAAMEIGYDSDSGFRDAFLKTLGATPGQAEGRNVLTVRWIDTPLGAMIAGANDHALCILEYVDRRMLETQLTTVRKRFSCALVPGESPILDQIEAELDAYFKGELKEFKTPLEYPGTDFQMRVWDYLLKIPYGETRSYGQLGKAIGCPDGQRAVGKANGDNRLAIIIPCHRVIKSDGTMCGYGGGLWRKQRLLELEQGAGTLF; translated from the coding sequence ATGCTCACATTGCCGAGCGACTGCGAAATGTACACCGCGATGGAGGCGAGAAACCCCGACTACGACGGGATCTTCTTCGTCGGCGTTCTCACAACCGGCATCTTCTGCCGCCCGGTCTGCCCGGCAAAGACTCCGCTACGCAAGAACGTGCAGTTCTTCGCCACCGCCCGCGACGCCCTCCACGCCGGACTTCGGCCTTGCAAGCGTTGCCGACCGATGGACATGGGCAGTAAGCCGCCGGAATGGGTGCTGGACTTGCTTTCCAAAGTAGACTCAAACCCCACGCAGCGCCTCAAAGACTGGGATTTGCGATGCCAGGGGTTTGAACCGGAGCGAGTGCGGAGATACTTCAAAACCCACTACGGAATGACCTTTCAGGGGTATCAGCGCGCAAGGCGGCTTGGGCAGGCATTCAAGGAGATTCGGCGCGGAATGAACAAGACAGAGGCAGCCATGGAGATTGGATACGATTCGGACAGCGGATTTCGCGATGCGTTCCTCAAGACCCTCGGCGCGACCCCCGGACAGGCGGAGGGTCGCAACGTCCTCACCGTTCGCTGGATCGACACCCCGCTGGGCGCCATGATCGCCGGAGCCAACGACCACGCGCTCTGCATCCTCGAATACGTCGATCGCCGGATGCTGGAGACGCAGCTCACCACCGTCCGCAAGCGATTCTCCTGCGCGCTCGTCCCCGGAGAAAGCCCAATCCTGGATCAGATCGAAGCCGAGCTCGACGCCTATTTCAAAGGCGAGCTGAAAGAGTTCAAAACACCCCTGGAATACCCCGGCACCGACTTCCAAATGCGGGTCTGGGATTATCTGCTGAAGATCCCCTACGGTGAAACGCGGTCTTATGGACAGCTTGGCAAGGCGATTGGATGCCCGGACGGACAGAGAGCGGTCGGCAAAGCCAACGGCGACAATCGGCTGGCGATCATCATCCCTTGCCACCGGGTCATCAAGTCGGACGGCACCATGTGCGGCTACGGCGGCGGACTGTGGCGCAAACAGCGATTGCTCGAGCTGGAGCAAGGCGCTGGAACGCTGTTCTAG